Proteins encoded together in one Vigna angularis cultivar LongXiaoDou No.4 chromosome 5, ASM1680809v1, whole genome shotgun sequence window:
- the LOC108340285 gene encoding uncharacterized protein LOC108340285 — translation MEEETKVVSEVVVEADHKNDAIKETNGGLSSEVKKEEEENALDGEFIKVEKEENATDDKSHKTERSSDSPSREFLEAQEKIRELDVELQRLTESLKTSEHENIQLRGEISVTQQKLEESGKKYEELELSHKKLQEQTVEAENKYNQQLSNLEEALQSQEVKQKELLHVKEAFDDINLELENSRKKMQELQDELKLSADEARKFEELHKQSGSHAESEGKKALEFERLLEEAKLTAKGMEDEMASLKEELKGVYDKISENQKIEEALKTTTAELSTIQEELTLSKSQLLEVEKRLSSRDSLVDDLTREVNLIKTSETQLKEDMSALQNLLATSKEELQEKNSELETARSKLREEEKLRESIEAALKNQETQFLNVKEELTKLKTENGTLEATVEDLTLNSKKFEELCADLEGKLKLSDENFLRTDSLLSQALSNNAELELKVKSLEDLHNESGAAAATATQRSLELEGHIQTSVEAAEVAKSQLRDLETRFIAAEQKNVELEQQLNLLQLKTSDADREVTELSEKISHLNAKLEETEKEKNLLNDQLQEYMEKVVQLESDLNQSSLRSSILEEELKKVNDKCSEHEDRATMNHQRSRELEDLIQSSNSKLEDSGKKVSELELLLAAEKYRIQELDQQISTLEDKSRVSDEQNNKYLNDLSNLTSNLEAIQTRTSTLEVTLQAANERGKELEDSLNSMTDEKKKLEDASSSLNEKLAEKENLLEILRDDLNQTQGKLQSTESDLRAAELRESDIIEKLKASEENLVIRGRDIEETATRHSELQLLHESLTRDAEQKLQEAVENFSNKDSEVQSLLEKIKILEELITRGGEQSTSLKNQLEESLSKLSSLESENEVLKRQVLEAESKISQSFSQNELLVGTNIDLRTKIDELEESLNRALSEKDDTNQELVAHKNSLAELNDLQSKSTQIQSANESRILEVESQLQEALQRHTEKESETKVLNEKLNTLENQIKLFEEQALNAVVASGTQKDELEESLIKLKHLQTVIEELQNKSLHHEKETSGLNYENSKLNEEIAIYESKLSDLQSKLSAALAEKDETVKEILTSKNAIEELVSKHSAEVQTLNSQLSSVIDEKNLLNETNQDIKKELQSFILDLEEKLKEQQKIEGSLRYEIEILKMEIAEKSELNEEVGSVQAAASQREAELNSKLVDYEQTLNDRNVLNEKVAELEKELQLARDTLANQKGAESQKLELETALKNSVEELEIKKKDISLLQKQVADLEQKLQLASEKSPVKGDEGVDQKEGLEVKSRDIGSILSSPSKRKSKKKSEVPSPQTSSASETHVQSDQGSSVINYKFIFGVAIVSIVFGIILGKRY, via the exons ATGGAAGAAGAGACCAAAGTCGTATCAGAGGTTGTTGTGGAGGCAGATCATAAGAATGACGCCATCAAG GAGACAAATGGAGGCTTGTCAAGTGAAgtaaagaaagaagaggaagagaatgCCTTAGATGGAGAATTTATAAAAGTTGAGAAAGAAGAGAATGCCACAGATGATAAGTCCCACAAAACTGAAAGAAGCTCAGATTCTCCGAGCAGAGAATTTCTAGAAGCTCAAGAGAAGATACGGGAACTTGATGTTGAACTCCAAAGACTAACAGAATCGTTGAAGACCTCTGAGCATGAAAACATTCAGCTGAGGGGAGAGATCTCAGTTACACAACAGAAATTGGAGGAAAGTGGTAAGAAATACGAAGAGCTTGAACTGAGTCACAAGAAATTGCAAGAGCAGACGGTTGAAGCCGAGAATAAATATAATCAGCAGCTGAGCAATCTTGAAGAGGCACTTCAGAGTCAAGAAGTGAAGCAAAAGGAGCTTCTTCATGTGAAGGAAGCATTCGACGATATTAACCTTGAGCTTGAAAACTCCAGAAAGAAGATGCAGGAATTGCAGGACGAGCTGAAACTTTCAGCAGACGAGGCTCGGAAATTCGAGGAACTTCATAAGCAGAGTGGTTCACATGCTGAATCCGAGGGAAAGAAGGCCTTAGAATTTGAGAGACTACTTGAAGAAGCCAAACTGACTGCaaaaggaatggaagatgaGATGGCCTCCCTTAAAGAAGAACTGAAAGGTGTGTATGATAAGATTTCAGAAAATCAAAAGATTGAAGAAGCACTTAAAACAACCACAGCTGAACTTTCTACTATCCAAGAGGAGTTGACACTTTCAAAATCACAGTTGTTGGAAGTTGAGAAAAGACTGTCTTCAAGGGACTCTTTAGTGGATGACTTGACTCGGGAAGTAAACCTGATAAAGACATCAGAAACACAGCTAAAGGAAGACATGTCAGCACTTCAAAATCTATTGGCCACATCGAAGGAAGAACTGCAAGAAAAAAATTCTGAATTGGAAACTGCGAGGTCCAAATTGCGGGAGGAGGAAAAATTGAGGGAATCAATTGAAGCTGCCCTCAAGAATCAAGAAACACAGTTTCTCAATGTAAAAGAGGAGCTGACTAAGCTTAAAACAGAAAATGGAACTCTTGAAGCAACCGTGGAAGATCTAACCCTTAATTCAAAGAAGTTTGAGGAGTTATGCGCTGATTTAGAGGGAAAACTAAAGCTATCAGATGAAAACTTTCTTAGAACAGATTCTCTTTTATCTCAGGCGCTTTCAAACAATGCAGAGCTCGAGCTGAAGGTGAAGTCGCTAGAAGATCTCCATAATGAATCTGGCGCTGCTGCAGCTACTGCTACTCAAAGGAGCCTTGAACTTGAGGGACATATTCAGACTTCCGTTGAAGCTGCAGAAGTGGCAAAATCACAATTGAGGGACCTGGAAACACGCTTCATAGCAGCAGAGCAGAAGAACGTGGAGCTTGAGCAACAGTTAAACTTACTACAATTGAAAACCAGTGATGCTGACAGAGAAGTAACTGAGTTGTCCGAAAAAATATCCCATCTCAATGCTAAATTGGAAGAgaccgagaaagagaagaatcTTCTTAACGACCAATTGCAAGAGTATATGGAAAAGGTCGTTCAACTTGAATCAGACTTGAATCAATCATCTTTGCGGAGTTCAATAttggaggaggagctgaagaAAGTCAATGACAAATGTTCTGAGCATGAAGACCGAGCCACTATGAACCATCAGCGTAGCAGAGAACTGGAAGATTTAATCCAGAGCTCTAACTCCAAATTGGAAGATTCTGGTAAAAAGGTGAGTGAGTTGGAGTTGTTACTTGCAGCAGAGAAATACAGAATTCAGGAACTTGACCAACAAATAAGCACATTAGAAGACAAAAGCAGGGTTTCAGATGAGCAAAACAATAAATACCTCAACGATTTGTCTAATTTAACATCAAATCTTGAGGCAATTCAGACACGAACGTCAACCCTCGAAGTTACACTGCAAGCAGCTAATGAAAGAGGAAAGGAGTTGGAAGATTCTCTGAATTCGATGACGGATGAAAAGAAGAAGTTAGAAGATGCTTCTAGCAGTTTGAATGAGAAGCTTGCTGAGAAAGAAAACCTATTGGAAATTTTGAGGGATGATTTAAATCAAACACAAGGTAAATTGCAAAGCACTGAAAGTGATCTCAGGGCTGCTGAATTGAGAGAGAGTGATATAATTGAGAAACTTAAAGCTTCTGAAGAAAATCTTGTCATTAGAGGAAGAGATATAGAGGAAACTGCTACAAGACACTCGGAACTTCAATTGTTGCATGAGTCTCTGACGAGAGATGCAGAACAGAAACTCCAGGAAGCTGTAGAAAACTTCAGCAACAAGGATTCTGAGGTTCAGTCTCTGCTTGAGAAAATTAAGATTTTGGAGGAACTGATTACACGGGGTGGGGAACAGTCTACATCCTTGAAGaatcaacttgaagagagtTTGAGTAAACTTTCTTCTTTGGAAAGTGAAAACGAAGTTTTGAAACGACAAGTTCTAGAAGCCGAGAGCAAGATTTCTCAGTCTTTTTCTCAAAATGAATTATTGGTTGGAACAAACATCGACCTGAGAACCAAGATTGATGAACTTGAGGAATCACTGAACCGTGCACTATCAGAGAAGGATGACACAAATCAAGAACTTGTGGCCCATAAGAACAGTCTAGCTGAATTGAATGATTTACAatcaaaatccactcaaattcaAAGTGCAAATGAATCCCGCATTCTAGAAGTAGAATCACAATTACAAGAAGCGTTGCAGAGGCATACTGAGAAGGAATCAGAAACCAAAGTGTTGAATGAGAAGCTGAATACACTAGAGAACCAAATAAAGCTTTTCGAAGAACAGGCACTAAACGCAGTTGTAGCTTCTGGAACTCAAAAAGATGAGCTGGAGGAGAGTCTCATAAAATTAAAGCACCTTCAAACTGTCATTGAGGAACTGCAAAACAAGTCACTCCACCATGAAAAAGAAACTTCTGGGCTAAATTATGAAAACTCAAAGCTTAATGAGGAAATAGCTATCTATGAATCCAAATTAAGTGATTTGCAGTCAAAGCTCTCTGCAGCACTTGCTGAGAAGGATGAAACAGTTAAAGAGATACTCACCTCGAAGAATGCCATCGAAGAATTAGTGTCAAAGCATAGTGCAGAGGTGCAGACGCTGAATTCACAG TTATCTTCAGTGATTGATGAGAAGAACTTGCTAAATGAGACTAATCAGGATATAAAGAAGGAACTTCAGTCTTTTATACTTGACCTTGAAGAGAAGTTGAAGGAACAACAGAAAATTGAAGGCTCTCTGAGATATGAGATCGAAATTCTCAAAATGGAGATTGCTGAGAAATCTGAACTAAATGAAGAG GTTGGAAGTGTTCAAGCTGCTGCTTCTCAAAGAGAAGCAGAATTAAATTCAAAACTGGTAGACTATGAACAAACACTCAATGATAGAAATGTGCTGAATGAGAAGGTTGCAGAACTTGAGAAAGAGTTGCAACTTGCACGGGATACTCTTGCTAACCAG aaaggaGCAGAATCTCAGAAGTTGGAACTAGAGACAGCCCTGAAGAATTCTGTTGAAGAacttgaaattaagaaaaaagatatCTCTCTTCTACAGAAACAAGTGGCAGATCTAGAGCAGAAATTGCAACTGGCTAGTGAAAAATCCCCAGTTAAG GGCGATGAGGGTGTTGATCAGAAAGAAGGGTTGGAAGTCAAGTCCAGGGACATTGGATCAATCCTCTCGAGTCCATcgaaaagaaaaagcaagaaaaagtCAGAAGTACCAAGTCCTCAAACATCATCTGCGTCCGAGACTCATGTTCAAAGTGACCAGGGTTCGTCTGTCATAAATTACAAGTTCATCTTTGGAGTAGCTATTGTGTCCATTGTCTTTGGCATAATTCTTGGGAAGCGTTACTAG